Proteins encoded by one window of Xenopus tropicalis strain Nigerian chromosome 6, UCB_Xtro_10.0, whole genome shotgun sequence:
- the adcy8 gene encoding uncharacterized protein LOC549366, protein MDSTGVSGRIQVPEDTYLILKERGFAFEYRGEIYVKGISEQEGKIKTYFLLGRVQPNPLILQPRKLTGQYSLAAVVLGLVQSLNRQKQKQILNENNNSGIMKGHYNRRTLLTSGGSEVVTQTEGTDKSELP, encoded by the coding sequence ATGGACAGCACAGGAGTTAGTGGCAGGATCCAAGTGCCTGAAGACACCTATCTCATTCTGAAAGAACGAGGCTTCGCCTTCGAGTACCGGGGAGAGATCTACGTGAAAGGGATCAGCGAGCAGGAAGGAAAGATCAAGACATATTTTCTTCTAGGAAGAGTACAGCCAAATCCTTTGATATTACAGCCAAGAAAACTAACTGGGCAATATTCCTTAGCAGCCGTTGTCTTAGGACTTGTACAGTCTCTGAACAGACAGAAACAAAAGCAAATTCTAAATGAGAACAACAACTCGGGTATCATGAAAGGACATTACAACCGACGGACATTGCTGACCTCCGGCGGGTCAGAGGTCGTTACCCAGACAGAGGGAACTGACAAGTCTGAATTGccataa